The Ectothiorhodospiraceae bacterium BW-2 nucleotide sequence AGTATGGCTGGGGTTTTTATTAACCGTAAGAATCTGATTATTCTATTAATGTGTATTGAGTTAATGTTACTGGCAGTCAATATTAACTTTATCGCCTTCGCCCACTTTTTGGGGGATAGTGCCGGGCAGGTGTTTGTCTTCTTTATTCTGACTGTGGCGGCTGCGGAGGCGGCGATAGGGCTGGCGATTCTGGTGGTGCTGTTTCGTAACAAACGCACTATTAATGTGGCTGATCTGAATGGGTTGAAAGGGTAGGAGCGCTTCATGTTTGAAAACTGGCATCAGGTCACCATCGCTACCGTTCTCGCGCCGCTTATCGGTGCTATTATCGCTGGGC carries:
- the nuoK gene encoding NADH-quinone oxidoreductase subunit NuoK — protein: MIALADYLTVSAILFSISMAGVFINRKNLIILLMCIELMLLAVNINFIAFAHFLGDSAGQVFVFFILTVAAAEAAIGLAILVVLFRNKRTINVADLNGLKG